The Populus alba chromosome 6, ASM523922v2, whole genome shotgun sequence genome contains a region encoding:
- the LOC118048512 gene encoding DNA-directed RNA polymerases I, II, and III subunit RPABC5, with amino-acid sequence MIIPVRCFTCGKVIGNKWDTYLDLLQADYTEGDALDALGLVRYCCRRMLMTHVDLIEKLLNYNTLEKSEGS; translated from the exons ATGATTATCCCAGTTCGTTGTTTTACTTGCGGCAAG GTGATTGGAAATAAATGGGATACGTATCTTGATCTTCTTCAAGCCGATTACACTGAAGG AGATGCTCTTGATGCTCTGGGGTTGGTTCGTTATTGCTGTAGAAGAATGCTTATGACTCATGTTGACCTCATTGAGAAGCTTCTGAACTACAATA CTCTGGAGAAAAGTGAGGGCAGTTGA
- the LOC118048510 gene encoding phosphoinositide phosphatase SAC3 isoform X3, whose amino-acid sequence MASSTENEGPSYSPRISKTAIDDEEAEEEEELLPPPDQVSMQKFRLYKTQSNFYMIGRDKSRTYWRVLKIDRLDPSELNIREDSTTYTEGECYDLLRRIHEGNKATGGLKFVTTCYGIVGFIKFLGPYYMLLITKRRQIGAICGHNVYAVCKSEMIPLPNSAVESSISDSMNENRYKKLLCMVDLTKDFFFSYSYHVMRSLQKNLCDRETGQVLYETMFVWNEFLTRGIRNHLQNTLWTVALVYGFFKQATLFVSGREFKLTLIARRSRHYAGTRYLKRGVNEKGRVANDVETEQIVFEDVPEGFPMQISSVVQNRGSIPLFWSQETSRLIIKPDIILSKKDQNYEATRLHFENLAKRYGNPIIILNLIKKQEKKPRESILRAEFANAIDHINKNLSEENHLRFLHWDLHKHSKKRNATNVLLLLGKVAAYALTLTGFFYCQVTSDLKLEGCTDSSFTENAENGNLSPQYNSNDDNEDGSNLEEKSNGGNSVVKGNHSIKCPMFQMGVLRTNCIDCLDRTNVAQYAFGLAALGHQLNAVGVVDNPKIELDAPLADDLMGFYERMGDTLAHQYGGSAAHNKIFSERRGQWKAATQSQEFFRTLQRYYNNAYMDAEKQDAINVFLGHVQPQQGKPAPWEYNVGRNGQTNVDGDARSIFKRSLSDGNILRGSGSPLSAMNVRQQKFCRSAFPDQFQEENNVLSESSPEISTCESDIAFSRYTPSMPRRQLFRYVQRDRCLESDHVFFSGHGDTFNCSNFVDIDWLSSSGNSCEEEPLERSSLLTNYPIGGLSSENVNGIMGETTPSTIEYGSSMKPIHWFSWKESQAAKGSLHTSFARTSCKTCQLTGYSHNQLPNQTHG is encoded by the exons ATGGCATCGTCGACGGAGAATGAAGGACCGTCATACTCTCCAAGAATAAGTAAGACTgcaattgatgatgaagaagcagaagaagaagaagagttacTTCCGCCGCCTGACCAGGTTTCTATGCAGAAATTCAGGCTCTATAAGACTCAATCG AACTTTTACATGATAGGGAGGGACAAGAGTAGGACTTATTGGAGAGTGCTAAAGATTGACAGACTCGACCCTTCTGAGTTAAATATTCGTGAAGATTCTACCACGTATACGGAGGGGGAATGCTATGATCTGCTGAGGCGCATACATGAAGGAAACAAGGCTACCGGTGGGCTTAAATTTGTCACTACTTGTTATGGAATTGTTG gGTTTATCAAATTTCTTGGGCCATACTACATGCTACTCATTACAAAAAGAAGACAGATTGGTGCAATCTGTGGTCATAATGTTTATGCAGTCTGCAAGAGTGAGATGATTCCACTTCCAAATTCTGCTGTGGAGTCCAGTATCAGTGATTCTATGAATGAGAACAG GTACAAGAAGCTTTTATGCATGGTGGACCTAACAAAGGACTTTTTTTTTAGCTACTCATACCATGTTATGCGTAGTCTTCAAAAGAACTTGTGTGATAGAGAGACAGGTCAGGTCCTGTACGAAACAATGTTTGTCTGGAATGAGTTCTTGACTCGTGGTATCCGAAATCACCTTCAAAATACTCTGTGGACAGTTGCTTTAGTGTATGGATTCTTTAAACAG GCTACACTTTTTGTATCTGGGCGAGAGTTCAAACTTACCCTTATTGCAAGACGTTCACGCCATTATGCTGGCACGAG GTATTTGAAACGTGGGGTAAATGAGAAGGGCAGAGTGGCTAATGATGTTGAGACAGAGCAGATTGTTTTTGAGGATGTTCCTGAAGGATTTCCCATGCAAATAAGTTCAGTTGTCCAGAACCGTGGCTCCATCCCACTATTTTGGTCACAGGAAACCTCACGTTTGATTATTAAACCAGATATTATAT TGTCAAAGAAGGACCAAAATTATGAAGCAACAAGACTTCATTTCGAAAATCTTGCAAAGAGATATGGAAATCCCATTATTATATTAAACTTGATTAAG AAACAAGAGAAGAAACCCCGAGAGTCAATTCTTCGTGCAGAGTTTGCTAATGCTATTGatcatattaacaaaaatttatCCGAGGAGAACCATCTTAGATTCCTTCACTGGGATCTACACAAACATTCTAAAAAAAG GAACGCAACAAATGTTTTATTACTTCTGGGGAAAGTGGCTGCATATGCTTTGACGCTAACAGGTTTCTTTTACTGTCAAGTAACATCGGACTTGAAGCTTGAGGGGTGTACGGATTCTTCTTTTACTGA GAATGCTGAGAATGGCAACTTATCTCCTCAGTATAACAGTAACGATGATAATGAGGATGGCAGCAACTTAGAGGAGAAATCTAATGGAGGGAACAGTGTTGTTAAAGGAAATCATTCTATCAAGTGCCCAATGTTCCAGATGGGTGTGCTCAGGACCAATTGCATAGATTGTCTTGATCGCACAAATGTTGCACAGTATGCATTTGGGCTGGCTGCCCTTGGACACCAGCTTAATGCTGTAGGAGTTGTAGATAACCCAAAAATAGAACTTGATGCACCTTTGGCTGATGATTTGATGGGGTTTTATGAGAGAATGGGTGACACACTTGCGCATCAGTATGGTGGCTCAGCTGCTCATAATAAG ATATTCTCTGAGAGAAGGGGTCAGTGGAAGGCAGCAACACAATCCCAGGAGTTCTTCAGAACCCTTCAACGGTATTACAACAATGCATACATGGACGCTGAGAAACAGGATGCAATTAATGT ATTCTTGGGGCACGTCCAACCACAACAGGGTAAACCTGCACCCTGGGAGTACAATGTTGGAAGGAATGGACAAACCAATGTGGATGGAGATGCAAG GTCTATTTTCAAAAGGTCATTATCTGATGGAAATATTCTTCGGGGAAGTGGCTCGCCTTTGTCAGCCATGAATGTGAGACAGCAGAAATTTTGCAGATCAGCTTTTCCAGATCAATTTCAAGAGGAAAACAATGTTCTTTCAGAATCATCGCCTGAAATATCTACATGTGAAAGTGACATTGCATTTTCAAG GTACACTCCCTCAATGCCTCGCAGACAGCTTTTCAGATATGTGCAAAGAGATCGCTGCCTGGAAAGTGATCATGTTTTCTTCTCTGGGCATGGAGATACATTTAATTGCTCAAACTTTGTTGATATAGACTGGCTGTCTtcctctggaaactcatgtgAAGAAGAGCCACTTgagag GTCATCATTACTCACGAACTATCCAATTGGTGGTTTGTCATCTGAAAATGTCAATGGAATAATGGGTGAAACAACCCCATCCACAATTGAATATGGATCCAGCATGAAG CCCATTCATTGGTTCAGCTGGAAGGAATCACAAGCAGCAAAAGGATCGTTACATACTTCCTTCGCGCGCACGTCTTGCAAG ACATGTCAACTCACAGGCTACAGCCACAATCAACTTCCTAACCAAACACACGGTTAG
- the LOC118048510 gene encoding phosphoinositide phosphatase SAC3 isoform X2 — MASSTENEGPSYSPRISKTAIDDEEAEEEEELLPPPDQVSMQKFRLYKTQSNFYMIGRDKSRTYWRVLKIDRLDPSELNIREDSTTYTEGECYDLLRRIHEGNKATGGLKFVTTCYGIVGFIKFLGPYYMLLITKRRQIGAICGHNVYAVCKSEMIPLPNSAVESSISDSMNENRYKKLLCMVDLTKDFFFSYSYHVMRSLQKNLCDRETGQVLYETMFVWNEFLTRGIRNHLQNTLWTVALVYGFFKQATLFVSGREFKLTLIARRSRHYAGTRYLKRGVNEKGRVANDVETEQIVFEDVPEGFPMQISSVVQNRGSIPLFWSQETSRLIIKPDIILSKKDQNYEATRLHFENLAKRYGNPIIILNLIKKQEKKPRESILRAEFANAIDHINKNLSEENHLRFLHWDLHKHSKKRNATNVLLLLGKVAAYALTLTGFFYCQVTSDLKLEGCTDSSFTENAENGNLSPQYNSNDDNEDGSNLEEKSNGGNSVVKGNHSIKCPMFQMGVLRTNCIDCLDRTNVAQYAFGLAALGHQLNAVGVVDNPKIELDAPLADDLMGFYERMGDTLAHQYGGSAAHNKIFSERRGQWKAATQSQEFFRTLQRYYNNAYMDAEKQDAINVFLGHVQPQQGKPAPWEYNVGRNGQTNVDGDARSIFKRSLSDGNILRGSGSPLSAMNVRQQKFCRSAFPDQFQEENNVLSESSPEISTCESDIAFSRYTPSMPRRQLFRYVQRDRCLESDHVFFSGHGDTFNCSNFVDIDWLSSSGNSCEEEPLERSSLLTNYPIGGLSSENVNGIMGETTPSTIEYGSSMKPIHWFSWKESQAAKGSLHTSFARTSCKVSHITFACEKYRSRCLLPR, encoded by the exons ATGGCATCGTCGACGGAGAATGAAGGACCGTCATACTCTCCAAGAATAAGTAAGACTgcaattgatgatgaagaagcagaagaagaagaagagttacTTCCGCCGCCTGACCAGGTTTCTATGCAGAAATTCAGGCTCTATAAGACTCAATCG AACTTTTACATGATAGGGAGGGACAAGAGTAGGACTTATTGGAGAGTGCTAAAGATTGACAGACTCGACCCTTCTGAGTTAAATATTCGTGAAGATTCTACCACGTATACGGAGGGGGAATGCTATGATCTGCTGAGGCGCATACATGAAGGAAACAAGGCTACCGGTGGGCTTAAATTTGTCACTACTTGTTATGGAATTGTTG gGTTTATCAAATTTCTTGGGCCATACTACATGCTACTCATTACAAAAAGAAGACAGATTGGTGCAATCTGTGGTCATAATGTTTATGCAGTCTGCAAGAGTGAGATGATTCCACTTCCAAATTCTGCTGTGGAGTCCAGTATCAGTGATTCTATGAATGAGAACAG GTACAAGAAGCTTTTATGCATGGTGGACCTAACAAAGGACTTTTTTTTTAGCTACTCATACCATGTTATGCGTAGTCTTCAAAAGAACTTGTGTGATAGAGAGACAGGTCAGGTCCTGTACGAAACAATGTTTGTCTGGAATGAGTTCTTGACTCGTGGTATCCGAAATCACCTTCAAAATACTCTGTGGACAGTTGCTTTAGTGTATGGATTCTTTAAACAG GCTACACTTTTTGTATCTGGGCGAGAGTTCAAACTTACCCTTATTGCAAGACGTTCACGCCATTATGCTGGCACGAG GTATTTGAAACGTGGGGTAAATGAGAAGGGCAGAGTGGCTAATGATGTTGAGACAGAGCAGATTGTTTTTGAGGATGTTCCTGAAGGATTTCCCATGCAAATAAGTTCAGTTGTCCAGAACCGTGGCTCCATCCCACTATTTTGGTCACAGGAAACCTCACGTTTGATTATTAAACCAGATATTATAT TGTCAAAGAAGGACCAAAATTATGAAGCAACAAGACTTCATTTCGAAAATCTTGCAAAGAGATATGGAAATCCCATTATTATATTAAACTTGATTAAG AAACAAGAGAAGAAACCCCGAGAGTCAATTCTTCGTGCAGAGTTTGCTAATGCTATTGatcatattaacaaaaatttatCCGAGGAGAACCATCTTAGATTCCTTCACTGGGATCTACACAAACATTCTAAAAAAAG GAACGCAACAAATGTTTTATTACTTCTGGGGAAAGTGGCTGCATATGCTTTGACGCTAACAGGTTTCTTTTACTGTCAAGTAACATCGGACTTGAAGCTTGAGGGGTGTACGGATTCTTCTTTTACTGA GAATGCTGAGAATGGCAACTTATCTCCTCAGTATAACAGTAACGATGATAATGAGGATGGCAGCAACTTAGAGGAGAAATCTAATGGAGGGAACAGTGTTGTTAAAGGAAATCATTCTATCAAGTGCCCAATGTTCCAGATGGGTGTGCTCAGGACCAATTGCATAGATTGTCTTGATCGCACAAATGTTGCACAGTATGCATTTGGGCTGGCTGCCCTTGGACACCAGCTTAATGCTGTAGGAGTTGTAGATAACCCAAAAATAGAACTTGATGCACCTTTGGCTGATGATTTGATGGGGTTTTATGAGAGAATGGGTGACACACTTGCGCATCAGTATGGTGGCTCAGCTGCTCATAATAAG ATATTCTCTGAGAGAAGGGGTCAGTGGAAGGCAGCAACACAATCCCAGGAGTTCTTCAGAACCCTTCAACGGTATTACAACAATGCATACATGGACGCTGAGAAACAGGATGCAATTAATGT ATTCTTGGGGCACGTCCAACCACAACAGGGTAAACCTGCACCCTGGGAGTACAATGTTGGAAGGAATGGACAAACCAATGTGGATGGAGATGCAAG GTCTATTTTCAAAAGGTCATTATCTGATGGAAATATTCTTCGGGGAAGTGGCTCGCCTTTGTCAGCCATGAATGTGAGACAGCAGAAATTTTGCAGATCAGCTTTTCCAGATCAATTTCAAGAGGAAAACAATGTTCTTTCAGAATCATCGCCTGAAATATCTACATGTGAAAGTGACATTGCATTTTCAAG GTACACTCCCTCAATGCCTCGCAGACAGCTTTTCAGATATGTGCAAAGAGATCGCTGCCTGGAAAGTGATCATGTTTTCTTCTCTGGGCATGGAGATACATTTAATTGCTCAAACTTTGTTGATATAGACTGGCTGTCTtcctctggaaactcatgtgAAGAAGAGCCACTTgagag GTCATCATTACTCACGAACTATCCAATTGGTGGTTTGTCATCTGAAAATGTCAATGGAATAATGGGTGAAACAACCCCATCCACAATTGAATATGGATCCAGCATGAAG CCCATTCATTGGTTCAGCTGGAAGGAATCACAAGCAGCAAAAGGATCGTTACATACTTCCTTCGCGCGCACGTCTTGCAAG GTCTCACACATCACGTTTGCGTGTGAAAAATACAGATCTCGGTGCCTGCTGCCAAGATGA
- the LOC118048510 gene encoding phosphoinositide phosphatase SAC3 isoform X1, which translates to MASSTENEGPSYSPRISKTAIDDEEAEEEEELLPPPDQVSMQKFRLYKTQSNFYMIGRDKSRTYWRVLKIDRLDPSELNIREDSTTYTEGECYDLLRRIHEGNKATGGLKFVTTCYGIVGFIKFLGPYYMLLITKRRQIGAICGHNVYAVCKSEMIPLPNSAVESSISDSMNENRYKKLLCMVDLTKDFFFSYSYHVMRSLQKNLCDRETGQVLYETMFVWNEFLTRGIRNHLQNTLWTVALVYGFFKQATLFVSGREFKLTLIARRSRHYAGTRYLKRGVNEKGRVANDVETEQIVFEDVPEGFPMQISSVVQNRGSIPLFWSQETSRLIIKPDIILSKKDQNYEATRLHFENLAKRYGNPIIILNLIKKQEKKPRESILRAEFANAIDHINKNLSEENHLRFLHWDLHKHSKKRNATNVLLLLGKVAAYALTLTGFFYCQVTSDLKLEGCTDSSFTENAENGNLSPQYNSNDDNEDGSNLEEKSNGGNSVVKGNHSIKCPMFQMGVLRTNCIDCLDRTNVAQYAFGLAALGHQLNAVGVVDNPKIELDAPLADDLMGFYERMGDTLAHQYGGSAAHNKIFSERRGQWKAATQSQEFFRTLQRYYNNAYMDAEKQDAINVFLGHVQPQQGKPAPWEYNVGRNGQTNVDGDARSIFKRSLSDGNILRGSGSPLSAMNVRQQKFCRSAFPDQFQEENNVLSESSPEISTCESDIAFSRYTPSMPRRQLFRYVQRDRCLESDHVFFSGHGDTFNCSNFVDIDWLSSSGNSCEEEPLERSSLLTNYPIGGLSSENVNGIMGETTPSTIEYGSSMKPIHWFSWKESQAAKGSLHTSFARTSCKISVPAAKMNIRHKHHMYITYFCLVIFLRDYASLKRNFWASKQPTYMKRHAHSGNAMKWKMDASGTFKASFSKCQKSH; encoded by the exons ATGGCATCGTCGACGGAGAATGAAGGACCGTCATACTCTCCAAGAATAAGTAAGACTgcaattgatgatgaagaagcagaagaagaagaagagttacTTCCGCCGCCTGACCAGGTTTCTATGCAGAAATTCAGGCTCTATAAGACTCAATCG AACTTTTACATGATAGGGAGGGACAAGAGTAGGACTTATTGGAGAGTGCTAAAGATTGACAGACTCGACCCTTCTGAGTTAAATATTCGTGAAGATTCTACCACGTATACGGAGGGGGAATGCTATGATCTGCTGAGGCGCATACATGAAGGAAACAAGGCTACCGGTGGGCTTAAATTTGTCACTACTTGTTATGGAATTGTTG gGTTTATCAAATTTCTTGGGCCATACTACATGCTACTCATTACAAAAAGAAGACAGATTGGTGCAATCTGTGGTCATAATGTTTATGCAGTCTGCAAGAGTGAGATGATTCCACTTCCAAATTCTGCTGTGGAGTCCAGTATCAGTGATTCTATGAATGAGAACAG GTACAAGAAGCTTTTATGCATGGTGGACCTAACAAAGGACTTTTTTTTTAGCTACTCATACCATGTTATGCGTAGTCTTCAAAAGAACTTGTGTGATAGAGAGACAGGTCAGGTCCTGTACGAAACAATGTTTGTCTGGAATGAGTTCTTGACTCGTGGTATCCGAAATCACCTTCAAAATACTCTGTGGACAGTTGCTTTAGTGTATGGATTCTTTAAACAG GCTACACTTTTTGTATCTGGGCGAGAGTTCAAACTTACCCTTATTGCAAGACGTTCACGCCATTATGCTGGCACGAG GTATTTGAAACGTGGGGTAAATGAGAAGGGCAGAGTGGCTAATGATGTTGAGACAGAGCAGATTGTTTTTGAGGATGTTCCTGAAGGATTTCCCATGCAAATAAGTTCAGTTGTCCAGAACCGTGGCTCCATCCCACTATTTTGGTCACAGGAAACCTCACGTTTGATTATTAAACCAGATATTATAT TGTCAAAGAAGGACCAAAATTATGAAGCAACAAGACTTCATTTCGAAAATCTTGCAAAGAGATATGGAAATCCCATTATTATATTAAACTTGATTAAG AAACAAGAGAAGAAACCCCGAGAGTCAATTCTTCGTGCAGAGTTTGCTAATGCTATTGatcatattaacaaaaatttatCCGAGGAGAACCATCTTAGATTCCTTCACTGGGATCTACACAAACATTCTAAAAAAAG GAACGCAACAAATGTTTTATTACTTCTGGGGAAAGTGGCTGCATATGCTTTGACGCTAACAGGTTTCTTTTACTGTCAAGTAACATCGGACTTGAAGCTTGAGGGGTGTACGGATTCTTCTTTTACTGA GAATGCTGAGAATGGCAACTTATCTCCTCAGTATAACAGTAACGATGATAATGAGGATGGCAGCAACTTAGAGGAGAAATCTAATGGAGGGAACAGTGTTGTTAAAGGAAATCATTCTATCAAGTGCCCAATGTTCCAGATGGGTGTGCTCAGGACCAATTGCATAGATTGTCTTGATCGCACAAATGTTGCACAGTATGCATTTGGGCTGGCTGCCCTTGGACACCAGCTTAATGCTGTAGGAGTTGTAGATAACCCAAAAATAGAACTTGATGCACCTTTGGCTGATGATTTGATGGGGTTTTATGAGAGAATGGGTGACACACTTGCGCATCAGTATGGTGGCTCAGCTGCTCATAATAAG ATATTCTCTGAGAGAAGGGGTCAGTGGAAGGCAGCAACACAATCCCAGGAGTTCTTCAGAACCCTTCAACGGTATTACAACAATGCATACATGGACGCTGAGAAACAGGATGCAATTAATGT ATTCTTGGGGCACGTCCAACCACAACAGGGTAAACCTGCACCCTGGGAGTACAATGTTGGAAGGAATGGACAAACCAATGTGGATGGAGATGCAAG GTCTATTTTCAAAAGGTCATTATCTGATGGAAATATTCTTCGGGGAAGTGGCTCGCCTTTGTCAGCCATGAATGTGAGACAGCAGAAATTTTGCAGATCAGCTTTTCCAGATCAATTTCAAGAGGAAAACAATGTTCTTTCAGAATCATCGCCTGAAATATCTACATGTGAAAGTGACATTGCATTTTCAAG GTACACTCCCTCAATGCCTCGCAGACAGCTTTTCAGATATGTGCAAAGAGATCGCTGCCTGGAAAGTGATCATGTTTTCTTCTCTGGGCATGGAGATACATTTAATTGCTCAAACTTTGTTGATATAGACTGGCTGTCTtcctctggaaactcatgtgAAGAAGAGCCACTTgagag GTCATCATTACTCACGAACTATCCAATTGGTGGTTTGTCATCTGAAAATGTCAATGGAATAATGGGTGAAACAACCCCATCCACAATTGAATATGGATCCAGCATGAAG CCCATTCATTGGTTCAGCTGGAAGGAATCACAAGCAGCAAAAGGATCGTTACATACTTCCTTCGCGCGCACGTCTTGCAAG ATCTCGGTGCCTGCTGCCAAGATGAACATCAGACACAAACATCATATGTACATCACATACTTCTGCCTCGTGATATTTCTCCGCGACTATGCAAGCTTGAAACGAAATTTTTGGGCCTCAAAGCAGCCAACATATATGAAACGTCATGCACATTCTGGCAATGCAATGAAATGGAAGATGGATGCAAGTGGAACATTCAAAGCCAGCTTCTCAAAGTGCCAAAAGAGCCACTAA
- the LOC118048510 gene encoding phosphoinositide phosphatase SAC3 isoform X4, translated as MASSTENEGPSYSPRISKTAIDDEEAEEEEELLPPPDQVSMQKFRLYKTQSNFYMIGRDKSRTYWRVLKIDRLDPSELNIREDSTTYTEGECYDLLRRIHEGNKATGGLKFVTTCYGIVGFIKFLGPYYMLLITKRRQIGAICGHNVYAVCKSEMIPLPNSAVESSISDSMNENRYKKLLCMVDLTKDFFFSYSYHVMRSLQKNLCDRETGQVLYETMFVWNEFLTRGIRNHLQNTLWTVALVYGFFKQATLFVSGREFKLTLIARRSRHYAGTRYLKRGVNEKGRVANDVETEQIVFEDVPEGFPMQISSVVQNRGSIPLFWSQETSRLIIKPDIILSKKDQNYEATRLHFENLAKRYGNPIIILNLIKKQEKKPRESILRAEFANAIDHINKNLSEENHLRFLHWDLHKHSKKRNATNVLLLLGKVAAYALTLTGFFYCQVTSDLKLEGCTDSSFTENAENGNLSPQYNSNDDNEDGSNLEEKSNGGNSVVKGNHSIKCPMFQMGVLRTNCIDCLDRTNVAQYAFGLAALGHQLNAVGVVDNPKIELDAPLADDLMGFYERMGDTLAHQYGGSAAHNKIFSERRGQWKAATQSQEFFRTLQRYYNNAYMDAEKQDAINVFLGHVQPQQGKPAPWEYNVGRNGQTNVDGDARSIFKRSLSDGNILRGSGSPLSAMNVRQQKFCRSAFPDQFQEENNVLSESSPEISTCESDIAFSRYTPSMPRRQLFRYVQRDRCLESDHVFFSGHGDTFNCSNFVDIDWLSSSGNSCEEEPLERSSLLTNYPIGGLSSENVNGIMGETTPSTIEYGSSMKESQRSGMELSYSNPANSKEFSDSFVQWVNCGETLPLK; from the exons ATGGCATCGTCGACGGAGAATGAAGGACCGTCATACTCTCCAAGAATAAGTAAGACTgcaattgatgatgaagaagcagaagaagaagaagagttacTTCCGCCGCCTGACCAGGTTTCTATGCAGAAATTCAGGCTCTATAAGACTCAATCG AACTTTTACATGATAGGGAGGGACAAGAGTAGGACTTATTGGAGAGTGCTAAAGATTGACAGACTCGACCCTTCTGAGTTAAATATTCGTGAAGATTCTACCACGTATACGGAGGGGGAATGCTATGATCTGCTGAGGCGCATACATGAAGGAAACAAGGCTACCGGTGGGCTTAAATTTGTCACTACTTGTTATGGAATTGTTG gGTTTATCAAATTTCTTGGGCCATACTACATGCTACTCATTACAAAAAGAAGACAGATTGGTGCAATCTGTGGTCATAATGTTTATGCAGTCTGCAAGAGTGAGATGATTCCACTTCCAAATTCTGCTGTGGAGTCCAGTATCAGTGATTCTATGAATGAGAACAG GTACAAGAAGCTTTTATGCATGGTGGACCTAACAAAGGACTTTTTTTTTAGCTACTCATACCATGTTATGCGTAGTCTTCAAAAGAACTTGTGTGATAGAGAGACAGGTCAGGTCCTGTACGAAACAATGTTTGTCTGGAATGAGTTCTTGACTCGTGGTATCCGAAATCACCTTCAAAATACTCTGTGGACAGTTGCTTTAGTGTATGGATTCTTTAAACAG GCTACACTTTTTGTATCTGGGCGAGAGTTCAAACTTACCCTTATTGCAAGACGTTCACGCCATTATGCTGGCACGAG GTATTTGAAACGTGGGGTAAATGAGAAGGGCAGAGTGGCTAATGATGTTGAGACAGAGCAGATTGTTTTTGAGGATGTTCCTGAAGGATTTCCCATGCAAATAAGTTCAGTTGTCCAGAACCGTGGCTCCATCCCACTATTTTGGTCACAGGAAACCTCACGTTTGATTATTAAACCAGATATTATAT TGTCAAAGAAGGACCAAAATTATGAAGCAACAAGACTTCATTTCGAAAATCTTGCAAAGAGATATGGAAATCCCATTATTATATTAAACTTGATTAAG AAACAAGAGAAGAAACCCCGAGAGTCAATTCTTCGTGCAGAGTTTGCTAATGCTATTGatcatattaacaaaaatttatCCGAGGAGAACCATCTTAGATTCCTTCACTGGGATCTACACAAACATTCTAAAAAAAG GAACGCAACAAATGTTTTATTACTTCTGGGGAAAGTGGCTGCATATGCTTTGACGCTAACAGGTTTCTTTTACTGTCAAGTAACATCGGACTTGAAGCTTGAGGGGTGTACGGATTCTTCTTTTACTGA GAATGCTGAGAATGGCAACTTATCTCCTCAGTATAACAGTAACGATGATAATGAGGATGGCAGCAACTTAGAGGAGAAATCTAATGGAGGGAACAGTGTTGTTAAAGGAAATCATTCTATCAAGTGCCCAATGTTCCAGATGGGTGTGCTCAGGACCAATTGCATAGATTGTCTTGATCGCACAAATGTTGCACAGTATGCATTTGGGCTGGCTGCCCTTGGACACCAGCTTAATGCTGTAGGAGTTGTAGATAACCCAAAAATAGAACTTGATGCACCTTTGGCTGATGATTTGATGGGGTTTTATGAGAGAATGGGTGACACACTTGCGCATCAGTATGGTGGCTCAGCTGCTCATAATAAG ATATTCTCTGAGAGAAGGGGTCAGTGGAAGGCAGCAACACAATCCCAGGAGTTCTTCAGAACCCTTCAACGGTATTACAACAATGCATACATGGACGCTGAGAAACAGGATGCAATTAATGT ATTCTTGGGGCACGTCCAACCACAACAGGGTAAACCTGCACCCTGGGAGTACAATGTTGGAAGGAATGGACAAACCAATGTGGATGGAGATGCAAG GTCTATTTTCAAAAGGTCATTATCTGATGGAAATATTCTTCGGGGAAGTGGCTCGCCTTTGTCAGCCATGAATGTGAGACAGCAGAAATTTTGCAGATCAGCTTTTCCAGATCAATTTCAAGAGGAAAACAATGTTCTTTCAGAATCATCGCCTGAAATATCTACATGTGAAAGTGACATTGCATTTTCAAG GTACACTCCCTCAATGCCTCGCAGACAGCTTTTCAGATATGTGCAAAGAGATCGCTGCCTGGAAAGTGATCATGTTTTCTTCTCTGGGCATGGAGATACATTTAATTGCTCAAACTTTGTTGATATAGACTGGCTGTCTtcctctggaaactcatgtgAAGAAGAGCCACTTgagag GTCATCATTACTCACGAACTATCCAATTGGTGGTTTGTCATCTGAAAATGTCAATGGAATAATGGGTGAAACAACCCCATCCACAATTGAATATGGATCCAGCATGAAG GAAAGTCAGCGATCAGGAATGGAGCTATCGTATAGTAATCCAGCAAATTCCAAGGAGTTTTCAGATAGCTTTGTGCAATGGGTAAACTGTGGAGAGACACTGCCATTGAAGTAG